Proteins co-encoded in one Arachis hypogaea cultivar Tifrunner chromosome 13, arahy.Tifrunner.gnm2.J5K5, whole genome shotgun sequence genomic window:
- the LOC140177547 gene encoding uncharacterized protein, with translation MKNGQCKRNYPKEFVPETRRGDDSYPQYRRRFDTPVPINQNVTIDNRWVVPYNPWLLLKYDCHINVEICSSIKSIKYLYKYCYKGPDRVAMEVHRSSHYDEVQQFIDARWIAAPEACWRIFRFNLYRMYPSVKRLQVHLPNRHQVSFYEHQTIAEIVNNDYFSRTMLTEFFALNRADDQQSS, from the coding sequence ATGAAGAATGGTCAATGTAAACGCAACTACCCAAAAGAGTTCGTACCAGAGACACGACGAGGTGATGACTCATATCCTCAATATAGGAGGCGATTTGATACACCAGTCCCTATCAACCAAAATGTCACAATTGACAATAGATGGGTGGTTCCGTACAACCCTTGGCTACTACTGAAGTATGATTGCCATATCAATGTAGAGATATGTAGCAGTATCAAGAGCATAAAATATCTATACAAGTATTGCTATAAGGGACCAGACCGTGTGGCAATGGAGGTTCACAGAAGTTCTCATTATGATGAGGTGCAACAGTTTATTGATGCAAGATGGATTGCCGCTCCAGAGGCATGCTGGAGGATATTTCGATTCAACCTTTACCGAATGTACCCATCAGTTAAGAGGTTGCAAGTTCATTTGCCAAATCGACATCAAGTGAGCTTTTATGAGCACCAAACTATTGCTGAAATAGTTAATAATGACTATTTCTCAAGAACAATGCTCACTGAATTCTTTGCACTTAATCGGGCCGATGACCAACAATCTAGCTAG
- the LOC112733402 gene encoding peroxiredoxin-2E, chloroplastic-like, producing MDVQLNRSISNFPEATFSYLDDTGEVQTTIISDLTKGKKAIIFVVPGAFTPTCLQKHVQQLAKLKAKGVDRIACDAFVMKVWKKDLLKVNDEVLLLSDGNGTFTKAIGCELNLSAATKIQGVQL from the exons ATGGATGTTCAGCTCAATAG ATCTATCTCAAATTTTCCGGAAGCGACCTTCTCCTACCTAGATGACACCGGCGAGGTTCAAACCACCATCATCTCCGACCTAACGAAGGGCAAAAAAGCCATCATTTTTGTAGTCCCGGGAGCCTTCACACCAACCTGCTTGCAGAAGCACGTTCAACAGTTAGCGAAGCTGAAGGCGAAAGGCGTGGACAGAATCGCATGCGACGCATTCGTGATGAAGGTGTGGAAAAAAGACCTCCTGAAAGTCAACGACGAAGTTCTGTTACTTTCTGACGGTAACGGAACGTTCACGAAGGCCATTGGGTGCGAGTTGAATCTGAGCGCGGCTACCAAGATCCAAGGGGTGCAGCTTTGA
- the LOC140177546 gene encoding uncharacterized protein has product MASTQVTKESYRSDLYRFANRRQSAQHRGLLESDSSIRSCLVEASILRMPCALRRLFATILIFCEPTDVRSLWDEFLSCMVDDYASTSTTTCNGVTNCLLRDLNDILLQHGKHIAQYDLPALTSDNDNDNFMPRIIQEEMSIKVPREDLCSIERLNHDQSAAFRCIMNTIDRRESGVFFVDGPGGAGKTFFYRAIIADLRSKGHIVLVTASSGIAATLLPGGRTAHSGFKIPINVEPSSTCNMSKQSDLAKLIRQTTAII; this is encoded by the exons ATGGCGTCGACGCAGGTCACAAAAGAGAGCTATCGGTCGGATCTATACCGTTTCGCCAATAGAAG GCAATCCGCTCAGCATCGAGGACTGTTGGAGAGTGATAGTAGTATAAGATCATGTTTGGTTGAGGCATCCATTTTAAGAATGCCATGTGCTTTAAGAAGGTTGTTTGCcaccattttaattttttgtgagcCAACAGATGTAAGAAGTCTGTGGGATGAGTTTCTTTCATGTATGGTGGATGATTACGCATCAACAAGCACTACAACCTGCAATGGGGTGACAAATTGTTTGCTCAGGGATTTAAATGACATTCTCCTACAGCATGGAAAACATATTGCACAATACGATTTACCAGCTCTAACCTCGGACAACGACAATGACAACTTCATGCCTAGAATTATTCAAGAAGAAATGTCCATCAAAGTTCCTCGAGAAGACCTGTGTTCTATAGAAAGATTGAATCATGACCAGTCTGCAGCTTTCAGGTGCATTATGAATACAATTGATAGAAGAGAAAGTGGAGTGTTCTTCGTTGATGGACCAGGAGGAGCAGGTAAGACATTTTTTTACAGAGCTATAATTGCAGACTTAAGAAGTAAAGGGCATATTGTCCTGGTAACTGCGTCCTCAGGAATAGCTGCAACTTTACTACCTGGTGGTCGAACAGCTCATTCTGGATTTAAGATCCCAATCAATGTAGAGCCATCCTCCACGTGCAATATGAGTAAACAATCTGATCTCGCAAAATTGATTAGGCAGACGACAGCGATAATTTGA